In Vicia villosa cultivar HV-30 ecotype Madison, WI unplaced genomic scaffold, Vvil1.0 ctg.001178F_1_1, whole genome shotgun sequence, a single genomic region encodes these proteins:
- the LOC131633828 gene encoding uncharacterized protein LOC131633828 — MANGGFPFQMPMLTKNNYDNWSIKMKALLGSQDVWGVVEKGFKEQDEASLSQGVKDTLKESRKKDKKSLFLIYQSVDEDTFEKISNATTTKEAWGKLQTCNKGVEQVKKIRLQTLIGDFERLFMEESESISDYFSRVLSVVNQLKRNGEDVDDAKVMEKILRTLNPSFDFIVTNIEENKDLKTMTIEQLMGSLQAYEEKQMIKTKQKEAIEQLLQLNIKEANYVNYKSQRGQGRGQDRGRGRG, encoded by the coding sequence ATGGCGAATGGAGGTTTCCCTTTTCAAATGCCGATGCTCACAAAGAACAACTATGATAATTGGAGTATCAAGATGAAGGCTCTACTAGGATCTCAAGATGTGTGGGGTGTCGTTGAGAAAGGCTTCAAGGAGCAAGATGAAGCCTCACTAAGTCAAGGTGTAAAAGATACATTGAAGGAGTCAAGAAAGAAAGACAAGAAATCTCTCTTCCTCATTTATCAATCGGTGGATGAAGATACTTTTGAGAAGATTTCCAACGCAACGACGACCAAAGAAGCATGGGGCAAGCTTCAAACTTGCAACAAAGGAGTTGAGCAGGTAAAAAAGATTCGTCTTCAAACTCTTATAGGTGACTTTGAACGTTTATTTATGGAGGAGTCCGAGTCAATTTCTGATTATTTTTCTCGAGTATTATCCGTAGTCAATCAActtaaaagaaatggtgaagatgttgatgatgcGAAAGTCATGGAGAAAATACTTCGCACTTTAAATCCAAGTTTTGACTTCATCGTtaccaacattgaagaaaacaagGATTTAAAGACCATGACCATTGAGCAACTCATGGGTTCATTACAAGCATATGAAGAAAAACAAATgataaaaactaaacaaaaggaGGCTATAGAGCAACTACTACAACTCAACATAAAGGAAGCAAACTATGTAAACTACAAGAGCCAAAGAGGTCAAGGTCGTGGCCAAGATCGTGGACGTGGACGTGGATAA